The Pleurodeles waltl isolate 20211129_DDA chromosome 10, aPleWal1.hap1.20221129, whole genome shotgun sequence sequence aatgttttattcattGTAAGCTGTGGGATGAACATGCATAACTGTTATTTTTCACTTCACAGATATGCTAGGTATGCTATCCTGCTATTATTACCTTAGCTGAGACTAACAACTGCGGCATGGGTTTTAATGGACCAATGAGGAACGCAAGGGCAAGTAACCATTGTTCGGTACAGCCTCAACTGAGACTCTCAATTGCACCTTGGCCATCCACAGAATAACGAGCAATACAATGGCGAACAATCAAGTCTTCACACTGAAGTTGAGTGGCACAAAAACAAGGAGTGCTGAAACAACCTTTATCAGGAGCTACAAATTATATCAGGGTGAATAATCAATGATTTTATTACAACCTTAGCAGGGTCTCTCAACTGCAGAATGGGTATTCCCGGACTAATGACCTACGTAAAAGCTAATAATCAATTCTTCGATAGTTTGAAGTTGAGGGACTCTAAAATCATTATCGATGGAAGCAACCTTTATTACAGGCTTTACTTTGATTCCTATCTAGATCTTCAACATGGCGGGGACTATGACGCCTTCACTGATTTTGTCCAAGCGTTTTTCAATGCCCTATCTGCATGTAGGATCTATCCTTATGTTGTGCTGGACGGAGGCTGTGACCCAACAGATAAGAAGCTGGAGACCCACAAGCAACGAGCCAAGGACAAGATCCGCATGGCGCATTCCCTCTCCCAGGGAAGAGGTGGGACAGTTCTGCCCTTGCTCATCCGAGACGTCTTTATTCAGGTTTTGCACTCTATACGAGTGCCATTTATTCAATGTTTTTTAGAAGCAGATCGTGAAATTGTGGCTTTGGCTAATCATTGGAAGTGCCCAGTACTGACCTATGACAGCGACTTCTGCATTTTCGATCTAAATGGTGGTTACTGTCCTGCATCTGATTTTCAGTGGAGAAATATGGGCACCATTAAGGGCACACAGCAATCCTACATCCCTGCTAAATGCTTCTTTGTGGAGAAACTCTGTAGCCATTTCAGCAACATGAATAGAGCCTTGCTTCCTCTCTTCGCGGTGCTCAATGGCAATGATTATATCACCATACCAGCTCTGGCAGCCTTTTTCAGGAATGTGAAATTTCCCATTGGTGGTTGTAGCTCTCACAGCAAGAAGCACATTCGTATGCAAGGGCTTCTGAACTGGCTGTCTGGCTTTAAAGATCCAGCTGAAGCTATGGAAAATATACTGAAATATTTGAAGAAACACGAGCAAAATGACATTAAGGACCTTCTGAGCACCCACATGGAAGACTACAAGCCAGCCAATGTGAAACTTGAGGATTTTTTCCAGAATGGCCTTTATGAATGTGACTTGGCGTTGTCGTTTAACCTACCAGATTGGTTTTTGGACGGTCTTGCAAAGGGTCAACTGTCTCCCTTCCTGGGTGATGTTCTTGTACTAAAACGAACCTTTCTTTTTGTTCAAGTAGAGAATATGCAAAGGGTCAGTGCTCACAATATATCAAAGCCAATACGAAGGGCCATCTACAGACTTCTTCTGAattcctcttctggtgcagcacaaGTATCTCCGACCAATAAGCAGACAAAGGTGCTGTGTGTGAATGAATTTGATCGAACAGAACAGACTTTAAAAAAGACAGCTGCTGAAGTTGCCATTGAAGATTGTGGTGTCTTTCCAAATAACTTCTTTGTGAGCAAGATAACCAAGGTAAAATATTAATTCTACTATTTTTATTATCTATTTGTTTTagtcacaaaatgtgttttttttttactcttcggATTAAGTATGAGATAGTACTAGCTTGTTgctgttctaaattatttttaatgtttatgaacatgccattccaactgaccCTTTAAGCTGCACACACTTTTTTGGCCACTTCTCTTACTGCAAAGGAACTAAAAACTGAACTCTCATCCATAAATTCCCGTGTGTTTCCCTGAGAGTCAAGCATTTTATTGGAGTTTAATGTTGCTCCTGTAGCAGGTTGTTCTCCAGGTCTCCTTTTACATTTAGATGTAATTATATTTAGGTTGAGCGCGAAAGCTCTTTTCGAACGGTTGTAAGTATTCTGTTGGctattaaccatgcccatctcatgcccatcactttcactcgtttgtggacttgcctttcaaaaatcccttgatttcattccaaagcgccagacgggtgccatatttatggagcgGCGCACTGTGGCAcaaaggacaggctagcgtctATGAAAAAGATGCTAGCCTTGGGGAGAAGGCGCTAGTGGGTTCGAATTTACTCTAGGCTGGATAGCGGCAAGaaatatgcctctaaccagactagcgtcattttctgatgctaacACCCgacaatgactcctgtctcagtaagagtcctgcccaacaccccaatggccagcccaggggaccagtgtcccctgggcaaggccatgaaCCCAGTGCCATACAGGGGGCCCCCAGTGGAACAGGAAAAAAAgggtaaatacaaaataaaagaatACTTAACCTGTACTTACCCTGGATGggctcccccatcctgtggtgtccctctggtgtgggtgttcctgtggcttggggtgggcatcactgggcccattccatggtgtttagcaatggaaatgggtccacaagtcccctaacacctagtcagacccaggcattaaataatggcgctaagcaggcttagcaccattattaggGTCCTCCTACTCTGTGCGCATCATTTTTGCATCAGATTATAAATGAGCAGTTGGgggttagcgtgatattgtggacgggaacgcctaccttgcatctaattagcgcaaggtagtttgccacaTCCACAATATGGCACTAACACCTATATTTTGaccctagatgggtctagcgtcaaaatataaatatggagtt is a genomic window containing:
- the ASTE1 gene encoding single-strand DNA endonuclease ASTE1 gives rise to the protein MGIPGLMTYVKANNQFFDSLKLRDSKIIIDGSNLYYRLYFDSYLDLQHGGDYDAFTDFVQAFFNALSACRIYPYVVLDGGCDPTDKKLETHKQRAKDKIRMAHSLSQGRGGTVLPLLIRDVFIQVLHSIRVPFIQCFLEADREIVALANHWKCPVLTYDSDFCIFDLNGGYCPASDFQWRNMGTIKGTQQSYIPAKCFFVEKLCSHFSNMNRALLPLFAVLNGNDYITIPALAAFFRNVKFPIGGCSSHSKKHIRMQGLLNWLSGFKDPAEAMENILKYLKKHEQNDIKDLLSTHMEDYKPANVKLEDFFQNGLYECDLALSFNLPDWFLDGLAKGQLSPFLGDVLVLKRTFLFVQVENMQRVSAHNISKPIRRAIYRLLLNSSSGAAQVSPTNKQTKVLCVNEFDRTEQTLKKTAAEVAIEDCGVFPNNFFVSKITKETLSEHLKLLLGVLEVKSSILDPLRSCWMFPVAITCFWVDHCEPKVKLHHLYALLMGMVYGEMHRIISSQGPAEKTKAVFDQFLKLKERKGQNKHLDLDAAHIFCQWQSCLQMGLYLNQLLRFPLPEPDLTRLYNGTLVHRLCHEFKSSPATKDLLSRWPAMEELFHILLLAVTSAVPPDFFQNKSKSKPKKNRKKK